One window of the Oceanispirochaeta sp. M1 genome contains the following:
- a CDS encoding FGGY-family carbohydrate kinase, whose product MILAVDIGTSSMKGGLITDEGHLFSYHRISFPSDVIRGDQSFSTELWSQGFQEILENIGTDRITAVAISGNGPTMVAADKSGRPLTSALMWNRDYSDPEFQSSSYYLSRINWLRKEDRSAYDKADYFLSCPEILYTQLTGRSVMVIPHREYLPYVWSEDELDRLGFRKDAFPELIDMGVPVAPVSEDAYLKTPLKPGTPVIACGSDFIASLIGSGAVRPGRICDRAGTSEGINYCATAPSGDSRVRELPHALEGFTNIAAILSSTGTLFEWYRSLTGQEKNNYIETMKGVDSIPATQDHPFFFPSMKGENLWEFSNGLFTMLDPSQGKFELGRSVMEAIGFAVRRSLEIFEELDLPVKELRISGGQAKSHVWNQMKADITGKTMLIPEIEDAELLGCACLASVALGRYDSITAAVDSLVKIKHEIKPRAEYYEIYDRKYKRYREACSAVVSFYKDYPAVD is encoded by the coding sequence GTGATACTTGCCGTAGATATAGGAACCTCCTCCATGAAGGGAGGGCTTATTACAGATGAGGGGCATCTTTTCTCATATCACAGGATTAGTTTTCCTTCGGATGTAATCCGGGGGGATCAATCCTTTTCTACTGAACTTTGGTCACAGGGGTTTCAGGAAATACTGGAAAATATCGGAACCGACAGAATCACTGCTGTCGCCATAAGCGGGAACGGTCCCACAATGGTTGCGGCAGACAAGTCCGGACGCCCTCTGACTTCCGCTCTGATGTGGAACAGGGATTACAGTGATCCTGAATTTCAAAGCAGTTCTTACTATCTGTCCAGAATCAACTGGCTGAGAAAAGAAGATAGGTCTGCATATGACAAGGCTGATTATTTCTTATCATGCCCTGAAATTCTCTATACCCAGCTTACAGGCCGCTCTGTTATGGTTATTCCCCATAGAGAGTATCTGCCTTATGTCTGGTCAGAAGATGAGCTGGACAGACTGGGGTTCAGAAAGGATGCTTTTCCTGAGCTTATTGATATGGGAGTCCCCGTGGCCCCCGTCTCAGAAGATGCCTATTTAAAGACTCCTTTGAAGCCGGGTACACCGGTGATTGCCTGCGGCAGTGACTTTATTGCTTCTCTTATAGGTTCGGGTGCAGTCAGACCGGGGCGGATCTGTGACCGTGCCGGTACTTCTGAAGGGATTAATTACTGTGCAACCGCTCCCAGTGGAGACAGTAGGGTGAGAGAGCTGCCTCATGCACTGGAAGGGTTTACCAATATCGCTGCCATTTTATCTTCCACGGGAACTCTGTTTGAGTGGTATCGCTCTCTTACGGGTCAGGAAAAAAACAACTACATCGAAACCATGAAGGGTGTGGACAGCATTCCCGCCACCCAGGATCATCCCTTTTTTTTCCCCAGTATGAAGGGTGAAAACCTATGGGAATTTTCAAATGGTCTTTTTACTATGCTCGATCCTTCACAGGGTAAGTTTGAATTGGGGCGTTCTGTAATGGAGGCAATCGGATTCGCCGTCAGACGGAGTCTGGAGATTTTTGAAGAGTTGGATCTGCCTGTTAAAGAGCTTCGAATTTCCGGAGGTCAGGCCAAAAGTCATGTCTGGAATCAGATGAAAGCCGATATAACAGGGAAAACAATGCTGATTCCCGAGATTGAAGATGCTGAACTTCTTGGTTGTGCCTGTCTTGCTTCTGTGGCTTTAGGTCGGTATGATAGCATAACGGCTGCTGTAGATTCTCTTGTGAAAATAAAGCATGAGATCAAACCCCGGGCTGAGTATTATGAAATTTATGACAGGAAATATAAGCGCTACAGGGAAGCCTGTTCTGCGGTTGTTTCTTTTTATAAAGATTATCCGGCTGTGGATTGA
- the rpmG gene encoding 50S ribosomal protein L33, whose protein sequence is MAKSKKGAVELIALQCTTCKRRNYTTTKNRRNVQGKLEMKKYCKWCKGSTDHKETKIK, encoded by the coding sequence ATGGCTAAATCAAAGAAGGGAGCAGTTGAACTGATTGCTCTTCAGTGTACAACCTGTAAACGTAGAAACTACACAACTACTAAAAACAGAAGAAACGTCCAGGGTAAACTTGAGATGAAGAAGTACTGTAAATGGTGTAAAGGGTCTACTGATCACAAAGAGACCAAAATTAAATAA
- the secE gene encoding preprotein translocase subunit SecE, whose protein sequence is MKKIKAFFSESYGELKKVVWPGKDSVASSTKVVLVSTALFAIFFGVVDFVLLKGLFFIF, encoded by the coding sequence ATGAAGAAGATTAAAGCGTTTTTCTCTGAAAGTTACGGAGAGTTGAAGAAGGTCGTATGGCCCGGAAAAGATTCAGTTGCATCCTCTACCAAGGTTGTTCTTGTCTCTACAGCACTTTTTGCTATCTTTTTTGGTGTGGTTGATTTTGTTCTTCTGAAAGGACTTTTCTTTATTTTCTAA
- the nusG gene encoding transcription termination/antitermination protein NusG: MAKGWYVLHTYSGYENKVEKYIRLYMEDGSLGGAVLDVKVPAEDVVEVRNGKKRTVSKKFLPGYVLLEMDLPDRGWKNVCTQIKKIQSVVGFVGYASGSKPQPISHDEAKSILQKTGAIKAERRYQSKQDFAVGEEVRVVEGPFESFSGNIEEVNQEKGKLRVMVGIFGRSTPVEVDFSQVEKI; encoded by the coding sequence ATGGCAAAGGGATGGTACGTTCTTCATACCTATTCGGGGTATGAAAACAAGGTTGAAAAATATATTCGACTCTATATGGAAGACGGTTCTCTTGGGGGAGCTGTTCTTGATGTAAAGGTTCCTGCTGAAGATGTTGTGGAAGTCCGCAATGGAAAAAAGCGTACCGTTTCTAAGAAATTCCTGCCTGGTTATGTTTTGCTTGAGATGGATCTACCTGACAGAGGTTGGAAAAACGTCTGTACTCAGATTAAGAAGATTCAGAGTGTTGTAGGTTTTGTAGGATATGCATCCGGTTCAAAGCCTCAGCCCATCAGTCATGATGAAGCCAAGTCGATTCTTCAGAAAACCGGTGCTATTAAAGCAGAGCGCCGATATCAGTCCAAGCAGGATTTTGCTGTGGGCGAAGAGGTTCGTGTTGTAGAAGGACCTTTTGAATCTTTTTCCGGTAATATCGAAGAGGTTAACCAGGAAAAAGGCAAACTGAGAGTTATGGTGGGTATCTTCGGAAGAAGTACTCCTGTAGAAGTAGATTTCTCTCAGGTTGAAAAGATCTAA
- the rplK gene encoding 50S ribosomal protein L11 — protein sequence MAKKKVTAYIKLQVPAGKATPAPPVGPALGPHGVPAPQFVQQFNDRTKNYEPGLTIPVVITVFADRSFTFVTKTPPAAVLLKKAAKLDKGSAEPHKVKVATVTRAQVQAIAETKMVDLNANDMEAAISIISGTARSMGIKVEG from the coding sequence ATGGCCAAGAAAAAGGTAACAGCTTATATTAAGCTACAGGTGCCCGCTGGTAAAGCGACCCCGGCACCTCCTGTAGGACCGGCCCTCGGTCCTCATGGTGTTCCTGCTCCTCAGTTCGTTCAGCAGTTTAATGATCGAACTAAGAATTACGAGCCTGGACTCACAATTCCTGTAGTAATTACAGTATTTGCCGACAGAAGTTTTACTTTTGTCACCAAGACACCCCCTGCAGCAGTACTGCTGAAGAAGGCTGCCAAACTTGATAAGGGTTCTGCTGAACCCCATAAAGTTAAGGTTGCCACAGTGACTCGTGCACAGGTTCAGGCAATTGCCGAAACCAAAATGGTTGACCTGAATGCTAACGACATGGAAGCTGCAATCAGTATTATTTCTGGAACTGCCCGCTCTATGGGTATCAAGGTGGAGGGTTAA
- the rplA gene encoding 50S ribosomal protein L1, producing the protein MAKGKNYIAAAAKVDFGKVYETTEAVSLVKEAAFAKFDETVEVSVKLNIKKNHSIRDTVSLPNQFTAEKKILVFAKGDKAKEALEAGAAYVGDEDLVAKIKDGWLDFDVCVATPDMMREVGKLGPVLGRRGLMPNPKTRTVTMDIKGALAELKQGRVEYRADKTGVVHLAVGKVSMDASSIAENYDVFMSDLIKKRPSDVKGEFIKSIALSSTMGPGVKVVVKE; encoded by the coding sequence ATGGCTAAAGGTAAGAATTACATAGCAGCTGCAGCCAAGGTTGATTTCGGAAAGGTTTATGAAACCACCGAAGCCGTAAGTCTTGTAAAAGAAGCAGCTTTCGCAAAGTTTGATGAAACCGTTGAGGTTTCTGTTAAGCTTAATATTAAAAAGAATCATTCTATCCGTGATACCGTCAGTCTTCCCAATCAGTTTACCGCTGAAAAGAAGATTCTTGTATTTGCCAAGGGTGATAAAGCTAAAGAAGCTCTGGAAGCCGGTGCCGCTTATGTCGGTGATGAAGATCTTGTTGCAAAGATCAAAGACGGTTGGCTGGACTTCGATGTCTGTGTTGCTACTCCTGATATGATGAGGGAAGTTGGTAAACTCGGTCCTGTTCTTGGTAGGCGAGGGCTGATGCCTAACCCCAAGACACGTACCGTTACTATGGACATCAAGGGTGCTCTGGCTGAATTGAAACAGGGTCGTGTTGAATATCGTGCTGATAAAACCGGTGTTGTACACCTGGCTGTCGGTAAGGTTTCGATGGATGCTTCCAGTATTGCCGAAAACTACGATGTTTTCATGAGTGACCTGATTAAGAAAAGACCTTCCGATGTGAAGGGCGAGTTCATCAAGTCTATTGCACTGTCTTCTACTATGGGCCCCGGCGTCAAAGTAGTGGTGAAGGAGTAA
- the rplJ gene encoding 50S ribosomal protein L10, which produces MAEKKVQQSKIDAVNALKEQFDGVNSFFFTDYRGLTVEQVTELRNKLREQNAEYHVIKNNLAKIAMKDLGNEGISDLLVGPTAVALARDEAGPVAKTLLDFGKDAPVEMKGGYLDGSVFDVPGVVAFSKLPTRMELIAKLMGTMKAPVQHVALVLNGVTTKLVRTLAAVAEQKGEE; this is translated from the coding sequence ATGGCAGAAAAGAAAGTACAGCAGAGTAAAATCGATGCCGTTAACGCTCTTAAAGAGCAGTTTGACGGAGTAAATAGCTTTTTCTTTACGGATTACAGAGGTCTGACAGTTGAGCAGGTCACTGAATTAAGAAATAAGTTACGTGAACAGAATGCTGAGTATCATGTAATCAAGAATAATCTGGCAAAAATTGCCATGAAAGATCTTGGTAACGAAGGTATTTCAGATCTTCTCGTAGGTCCTACTGCAGTAGCTCTGGCTCGTGATGAAGCCGGTCCTGTTGCGAAGACTCTTCTTGATTTTGGAAAAGATGCCCCTGTAGAAATGAAGGGCGGATATCTTGATGGCAGTGTGTTTGATGTACCCGGTGTTGTAGCTTTTTCTAAGCTTCCCACCCGTATGGAACTCATTGCTAAACTTATGGGTACCATGAAGGCACCCGTTCAGCATGTTGCGCTTGTTCTTAACGGCGTTACAACTAAGCTTGTCAGAACTCTGGCTGCTGTTGCTGAACAAAAAGGCGAAGAATAA
- the rplL gene encoding 50S ribosomal protein L7/L12: MTTVEILDAIASMSVMEVSELVTAMEEKFGVTAAAPVAVAAGPAVAAEAVEEQTEFDVILKGFADGKKIGVIKEVRSITGLGLKEAKEMVEGADSVVKEAISKEDAAKIKEQLEAAGATIEIK; the protein is encoded by the coding sequence ATGACAACTGTAGAAATTCTGGATGCAATAGCATCAATGTCCGTAATGGAAGTTTCCGAGCTGGTAACAGCAATGGAAGAAAAATTTGGTGTAACTGCTGCTGCACCCGTAGCTGTGGCTGCTGGTCCTGCTGTTGCTGCCGAAGCTGTTGAAGAACAGACCGAATTTGACGTAATCCTCAAGGGATTCGCTGATGGTAAAAAAATCGGTGTTATTAAAGAAGTTAGAAGCATAACTGGTCTTGGTCTGAAAGAAGCCAAAGAAATGGTAGAAGGCGCTGATAGCGTTGTTAAAGAAGCCATTTCTAAGGAAGATGCAGCCAAGATTAAAGAGCAGCTCGAAGCTGCTGGCGCTACTATTGAAATTAAATAA
- the rpoB gene encoding DNA-directed RNA polymerase subunit beta: MFERDKLESRNYIGNEYEEVIDLPGLIDIQLSSYEKFLQTNAVQGDHGMVSQGLEEVFQATFPIESANGELVLDYDYYTLDYNGVKVTEAECKKKGLSYAVPIKARINLIFQSTGEIRQKEIYMGDIPLMTDRGTFIINGAERVVVSQIHRSPGVIFSMEKGIHSSRIIPYRGSWLEFEVDPKKELVFTKIDRKKRILGSLFLRALGLDTREKIIDQFYKIKKVKVNNKRDGAGSLVGMVFGRAVYTEVEGVRKKIYRAGEKIHPHDTDELVHSKIKSIEVIDFDHAESLNSSLILNCFEREEAKYNQDDPDQDEPTKEDALSSIYSILMPGEPITVDSAEKDLVSMFFSSRRYDLGRVGRYKLNKKFDYENPEDVHVLTREDIVNTMGFLIKVYDGDASIDDIDHLGNRRIRSVGELLSNSLKTAFSRMERIAKERMSLKEVESLKPQDLVSIKPIVAAVKEFFGSSQLSQFMDQVNPLSELTHKRRLNALGPGGLSRDRAGFEVRDVHYTHYGRMCPIETPEGPNIGLIVSLANFTRVNDYGFLETPFRKVVDGRVTKDVEYLSAMDEEKYYIAQASAALDKKGGFVEDLVAVRKTGDYTIKSPADIKYMDVSPRQIISTAASLIPFLEHDDANRALMGCNMQRQAVPLLFPEAPLVGTGMEKKAAYDSGVCIKAKMGGTVTKVTSGEVIIAPEGGDAEVNDHYTMIKYQRTNQDTCFNQKPIVKLGEKVKAGDVLADGPSTKNGELSLGRNLLVGFVPWNGYNYEDAVLISEKVVKDDYYTSIHIKEFVTEVRETKLGPEKLTRDIPNTSEKSLEQLDEEGLIRVGAKVKSGYILVGKVTPKSETETTPEFKLLNSIFGEKAKEVRDTSLKLPHGVEGTVIDIQRLKRSEGDDLSPGVDEVVKVLIATKRKLKEGDKMAGRHGNKGVIARVLPEEDMPYMEDGTPLEVCLNPLGVPSRMNIGQIMETMLGMAGARLGHMYETPVFNSASTEEIEAELVKSGLPSSSKITLYDGYTGEPFENDVFVGYMYYLKLHHLVDDKMHARSTGPYSLVTQQPLGGKAQFGGQRLGEMEVWALEAYGAANTLQELMTIKSDDMNGRAKIYESIVKGDATTAAGIPESFNVLVQELRGLALDVRIYDTKGKQIPFTERDEELINRQGSRF; encoded by the coding sequence GTGTTTGAAAGGGATAAGTTAGAAAGCCGAAACTATATCGGTAATGAATATGAAGAAGTAATAGATCTGCCTGGATTGATAGATATCCAGCTCTCTTCATACGAAAAATTTCTGCAGACCAATGCCGTTCAGGGCGATCATGGAATGGTCAGTCAGGGATTGGAAGAAGTATTTCAGGCTACATTCCCTATTGAAAGTGCCAATGGCGAATTGGTTCTTGATTATGATTATTATACCCTGGATTATAACGGTGTAAAAGTTACCGAGGCCGAATGTAAAAAGAAAGGCCTGTCTTATGCTGTTCCTATTAAGGCCCGTATTAATCTGATTTTCCAGTCAACTGGAGAAATTAGACAAAAAGAAATATATATGGGCGATATTCCTCTTATGACAGATAGGGGAACATTTATTATAAACGGAGCCGAAAGAGTCGTGGTTTCACAGATTCACAGGTCTCCCGGTGTTATCTTTTCTATGGAGAAGGGTATTCATTCCTCACGAATCATCCCTTACCGCGGATCATGGCTGGAATTTGAAGTCGATCCCAAGAAAGAACTGGTTTTCACCAAAATTGATAGAAAGAAAAGAATTCTCGGTTCCCTTTTCCTCAGAGCTCTGGGGCTGGATACCCGGGAAAAAATTATAGATCAGTTTTACAAGATCAAAAAAGTTAAAGTAAATAACAAGAGGGACGGTGCCGGATCTCTGGTAGGCATGGTCTTCGGACGTGCCGTATATACGGAAGTTGAAGGTGTAAGGAAGAAAATCTACCGTGCCGGTGAGAAAATTCATCCCCATGATACTGATGAACTGGTTCACTCTAAAATCAAATCTATCGAAGTTATAGACTTTGATCATGCCGAATCTTTGAACTCTTCACTGATTCTCAACTGTTTTGAGAGAGAAGAGGCTAAATATAATCAGGATGATCCCGATCAGGACGAACCTACAAAAGAAGATGCATTATCTTCAATCTACTCAATACTGATGCCCGGTGAACCTATCACCGTAGACAGTGCCGAAAAAGATCTGGTTTCCATGTTTTTCTCAAGCAGAAGATATGATCTTGGTAGAGTCGGTCGTTACAAACTGAATAAAAAGTTTGATTATGAAAATCCTGAAGATGTACACGTACTGACCAGAGAGGACATTGTTAATACAATGGGCTTCCTTATTAAGGTTTACGACGGTGATGCATCTATCGATGATATTGACCACCTTGGTAACAGACGTATTCGTTCCGTAGGTGAGCTTCTCTCCAACTCTCTGAAGACAGCGTTCTCCAGAATGGAAAGAATCGCCAAAGAAAGAATGTCTCTGAAGGAAGTTGAGTCCCTGAAGCCTCAGGATCTCGTTTCCATCAAACCCATTGTGGCTGCTGTAAAAGAATTTTTCGGTTCTTCCCAGTTATCTCAGTTTATGGACCAGGTTAATCCTCTTTCCGAGCTGACACATAAAAGAAGACTGAATGCTCTCGGACCCGGTGGTCTCTCCAGAGACAGAGCGGGATTCGAAGTAAGAGATGTACACTATACTCACTATGGACGTATGTGTCCTATTGAAACACCTGAAGGTCCGAATATCGGTCTGATCGTGTCTCTGGCCAACTTTACCAGAGTCAATGATTACGGTTTTCTGGAGACTCCTTTCCGTAAGGTTGTAGACGGCCGCGTAACAAAGGATGTTGAGTATCTTTCCGCCATGGATGAAGAGAAATACTATATTGCTCAGGCGAGTGCCGCACTGGATAAGAAGGGCGGCTTTGTAGAAGATCTTGTTGCTGTAAGAAAGACCGGTGACTATACAATTAAAAGTCCTGCGGATATCAAATACATGGACGTTTCGCCACGGCAGATTATCTCTACCGCGGCTTCTCTGATCCCCTTCCTTGAACATGATGATGCTAACCGTGCACTCATGGGTTGTAACATGCAGCGTCAGGCTGTTCCTCTTTTATTCCCCGAAGCTCCTCTGGTAGGAACGGGAATGGAAAAGAAAGCGGCATATGACTCCGGTGTATGTATTAAGGCTAAAATGGGTGGAACTGTCACCAAAGTTACTTCCGGAGAAGTTATTATTGCTCCAGAGGGTGGTGATGCTGAGGTTAATGATCATTATACAATGATCAAGTATCAGAGAACCAACCAGGATACATGTTTTAACCAGAAACCCATTGTTAAACTGGGTGAAAAAGTTAAAGCCGGTGATGTTCTGGCTGACGGTCCTTCCACTAAAAATGGTGAACTTTCTCTGGGGCGTAACCTGCTTGTAGGTTTTGTACCCTGGAACGGATACAACTATGAGGATGCTGTTCTTATCTCTGAAAAGGTCGTTAAGGACGATTATTACACCTCAATTCATATTAAAGAGTTTGTTACTGAGGTGCGGGAAACTAAACTCGGTCCTGAAAAACTGACTCGTGATATTCCCAACACTTCTGAAAAGTCGCTTGAGCAGCTTGATGAAGAGGGACTCATCAGAGTAGGAGCCAAGGTAAAATCAGGATATATCCTGGTTGGAAAAGTAACTCCCAAGTCTGAAACAGAAACAACTCCGGAGTTTAAACTTCTGAACTCTATCTTCGGTGAAAAAGCCAAAGAGGTAAGAGATACTTCCCTGAAGCTCCCCCATGGAGTAGAAGGCACTGTAATCGATATTCAGAGACTTAAACGCTCTGAGGGTGATGATCTGTCTCCCGGTGTTGATGAAGTTGTAAAAGTTCTGATTGCCACCAAGCGTAAGCTGAAAGAGGGTGACAAGATGGCCGGTCGTCATGGAAACAAGGGTGTAATTGCCCGTGTTCTTCCTGAAGAAGACATGCCTTATATGGAAGACGGAACTCCTCTGGAAGTCTGTCTGAACCCACTTGGTGTACCTTCGCGTATGAATATCGGTCAGATCATGGAAACCATGCTCGGAATGGCTGGTGCCAGACTGGGTCATATGTATGAAACACCTGTATTCAATTCGGCTTCTACTGAAGAGATCGAAGCTGAACTTGTGAAGTCAGGCCTGCCAAGTTCTTCAAAGATAACTTTGTATGACGGATATACCGGTGAACCTTTTGAAAACGATGTATTTGTCGGTTACATGTACTACCTGAAACTGCATCACCTTGTTGATGACAAGATGCATGCACGTTCAACCGGTCCCTACTCGCTGGTTACACAGCAGCCACTGGGTGGTAAAGCTCAGTTTGGTGGACAGAGACTGGGAGAAATGGAAGTATGGGCTCTTGAAGCCTACGGCGCTGCCAATACTCTCCAGGAGCTTATGACGATCAAGTCGGATGACATGAACGGAAGAGCTAAAATATATGAAAGCATTGTTAAGGGTGATGCGACTACCGCTGCCGGTATCCCGGAATCCTTTAACGTTCTCGTACAAGAATTGCGAGGGTTAGCCCTTGATGTCAGAATTTATGACACAAAAGGCAAGCAGATTCCTTTCACCGAGCGTGATGAGGAACTGATTAACAGACAGGGCAGCCGGTTCTAG